One Archangium violaceum genomic window, TGGTGAAGGCCTTGGTGGAGGCCACGCCGATCTCCGGGCCCGCGTTGGTGAGGATGGTGATGTCCGCCTCACGCGTCATGGCGCTGCCGATGACGTTGCACAGGGCGAGCGCCGTGGCGCCACGCGCCTTGGCCTCCTTGAAGGCCGCCAGCGTGTCCGCCGTCTCGCCGGACTGGCTGATGGCGATGGCCAGGTGCGAGGGCTCCACGATGGGATCTCGGTAGCGGAACTCACTGGCGAGCTCCACCTCCACGGGGATGCGCGCCAGCGACTCGATCATCGCCTTGCCGGCGATGCCCGAGTGCCACGAGGTGCCGCACGCGAGGATCGTCACCTTGGTGAGCGCGCGCACCTTCTCCGGGCTCAGGTTCCAGCCCTCGAAGTGCACGTCGCCCTCGGAGAGGAGCATGCGGCCGCGCAGCGTGTCCGCCACGGCGCGAGGCTGCTCCATGATCTCCTTGTGCATGAAGTGCTTGTGGCCGCCCTTCTCCGCCATCATCGGCGTCCAGTCGATGCGGCGGGTGGGCCGGTTCACCTTCTGGCCGGAGCGGTTGTAGATGTCCACGCTGGCGGCGGTGACGACGGCCAGGTCACCCTCCTCCATGTAGACGAAGTCGCGCGTGTGCTCGAGCAGCGCCGGCACGTCGCTGGCCACGAAGTTCTGACCCTGGCCCAGGCCGAGCACCATGGGAGAGGAGTCCTTGGTGCACACGATGCGGTTGGGATCGCTCGTGGTCACCACCGCCAGGGCGTAGGTGCCCTTCACGTGGGAGATGGCCGCGCGCACCGCCGCCGGCAGATCCAACCCGCTCTTGAGCTCATCGGAGATGAGGTGGGCGAAGACCTCGGAGTCCGTCTCGGAGGAGAAGTGGTGCCCCCGGGCGCGCAGCTCCTCCTTGAGGGCCAGGTGGTTCTCGATGATGCCGTTGTGCACCACCGCCACGCCGCCGTAGGTGTGCGGGTGGGCGTTCTCGTCCGAGGGACGCCCGTGCGTGGCCCAACGCGTGTGGCCGATTCCGATGGTGCCCTGGGGCAGATCGTTCTGGACGCGGTTCTCCAGGTTCCTCAGCTTGCCCGTGGCCCGCACCACGTTCAGGACGTTGCGGTTCACCACCGCCACGCCCGCGGAGTCATACCCCCGGTACTCGAGCTTCTTGAGCCCCGACACCAGGATGGGAGCCGACTCCTTGTCACCAACGTACCCAACAATGCCGCACATGTTGTCCGTCCTCTCTCACGCCCGACCCCCCACTGGCAAATGCGGGGGGGAACTCCACCTACACCGGGCGACACCTGTCACCCGGACGACAAGCAAATCGCGGGCCGCTCACCCCGCGGAGGCCTTGTCCGACTTGGAAGGGCCAGTTTCCGAGGACTTGGCCATCCGCGCCTTCTTCCTCTCCACCC contains:
- the glmS gene encoding glutamine--fructose-6-phosphate transaminase (isomerizing) — translated: MCGIVGYVGDKESAPILVSGLKKLEYRGYDSAGVAVVNRNVLNVVRATGKLRNLENRVQNDLPQGTIGIGHTRWATHGRPSDENAHPHTYGGVAVVHNGIIENHLALKEELRARGHHFSSETDSEVFAHLISDELKSGLDLPAAVRAAISHVKGTYALAVVTTSDPNRIVCTKDSSPMVLGLGQGQNFVASDVPALLEHTRDFVYMEEGDLAVVTAASVDIYNRSGQKVNRPTRRIDWTPMMAEKGGHKHFMHKEIMEQPRAVADTLRGRMLLSEGDVHFEGWNLSPEKVRALTKVTILACGTSWHSGIAGKAMIESLARIPVEVELASEFRYRDPIVEPSHLAIAISQSGETADTLAAFKEAKARGATALALCNVIGSAMTREADITILTNAGPEIGVASTKAFTTQLVGLYLLAVKLGRMRGTLTVKAAQEHLTALTEIPKMIEDVLKCEASVKRVSREFMNAQDFLFLGRGPMHPVALEGALKLKEISYIHAEGYAGGEMKHGPIALIDEKMPVVVIAPKQPHVAYEKIIGNIEEVRARGGKVIAIIDEDDAHVASLADHVIRIPAASALLAPVVATIPLQLLAYHVADLRGNDVDQPRNLAKSVTVE